The Malus domestica chromosome 10, GDT2T_hap1 genome contains a region encoding:
- the LOC103439178 gene encoding probable carboxylesterase 12, with translation MTNEVAHDLSPFIKTYKDGRVERLLGTSTVPPSTPQIGVQSKDVVISQEPPISARLYLPKSATNSTDKLPLLIYFHGGGFCVESAFSPTYHNYLNSLVSEANVVAVSVEYRLAPEHPLPAAYDDSWDAVKWVASHFDGNGFEDWLNHYADCHRVFFAGDSAGANIAHNLASKLGSEGLDGVKLFGLVLIHPYFWGTEPVGGELTTPEATREFMAGMWRFVHPSTSGSDDLLINPCKDPKLAELGCEKVLIFAAEKDGLKDRAWHYGETLRKCGWSGAVEVIESKGEEHVFHLFKPTCENAVAMKKKISSFLN, from the coding sequence ATGACAAACGAAGTAGCCCATGATCTCTCTCCATTCATCAAAACATACAAAGATGGTCGAGTCGAGAGACTCTTAGGCACATCCACAGTCCCTCCATCAACGCCCCAAATCGGTGTCCAATCCAAGGACGTCGTGATCTCACAAGAACCACCCATATCCGCAAGGCTTTACCTCCCAAAATCCGCCACCAACTCAACCGACAAGCTCCCTCTTCTCATTTACTTCCATGGAGGGGGGTTCTGTGTGGAAAGCGCCTTTTCTCCCACATATCACAACTACCTCAACTCCTTAGTATCCGAGGCCAATGTTGTTGCTGTCTCTGTTGAATATAGGCTTGCCCCAGAGCACCCTCTTCCGGCTGCTTACGATGATTCATGGGATGCTGTTAAATGGGTTGCTTCTCATTTTGATGGGAACGGCTTTGAAGATTGGCTAAATCACTACGCGGATTGTCATCGCGTGTTCTTCGCTGGCGACAGCGCTGGGGCTAATATAGCACACAACCTGGCTTCGAAATTAGGGTCCGAGGGGTTGGATGGTGTTAAGCTCTTTGGGCTTGTATTGATACATCCATACTTTTGGGGGACAGAACCAGTCGGGGGAGAGTTAACTACCCCAGAAGCTACAAGAGAGTTTATGGCTGGTATGTGGCGTTTTGTGCACCCTTCGACTAGTGGATCCGATGATCTGCTTATAAACCCATGTAAGGATCCGAAACTGGCGGAGTTGGGTTGTGAGAAAGTGTTGATTTTTGCTGCTGAGAAAGATGGGTTGAAAGATAGGGCATGGCATTATGGTGAGACACTGAGAAAGTGTGGGTGGAGTGGGGCTGTGGAGGTGATAGAATCAAAGGGGGAGGAGCATGTCTTTCATTTGTTCAAACCCACTTGTGAGAATGCTGTGGCCATGAAGAAAAAGATTTCTTCTTTCTTGAATtag